A DNA window from Pongo abelii isolate AG06213 chromosome 2, NHGRI_mPonAbe1-v2.0_pri, whole genome shotgun sequence contains the following coding sequences:
- the MANF gene encoding mesencephalic astrocyte-derived neurotrophic factor, with amino-acid sequence MREGSVEPPVWARGSWTNGKVACGRAPGAPRQWGATARGRDLEAVRRGGCGSVGRRRQRRRRRMRRMWATQGLAVALALSVLPGSRALRPGDCEVCISYLGRFYQDLKDRDVTFSPATIENELIKFCREARGKENRLCYYIGATDDAATKIINEVSKPLAHHIPVEKICEKLKKKDSQICELKYDKQIDLSTVDLKKLRVKELKKILDDWGETCKGCAEKSDYIRKINELMPKYAPKAASARTDL; translated from the exons ATGAGGGAGGGCAGCGTGGAGCCGCCCGTCTGGGCTCGCGGCTCGTGGACCAATGGGAAAGTGGCGTGTGGGAGGGCGCCGGGGGCCCCCCGCCAATGGGGAGCTACGGCGCGTGGCCGGGACTTGGAGGCGGTGCGGCGCGGCGGGTGCGGTTCAGTCGGTCGGCGGCGGcagcggaggaggaggaggatgaggaggatgtGGGCCACGCAGGGGCTGGCGGTGGCGCTGGCTCTGAGCGTGCTGCCGGGCAGCCGGGCGCTGCGGCCGGGCGACTGCGAAG TTTGTATTTCTTATCTGGGAAGATTTTACCAGGACCTCAAAGACAGAGATGTCACATTCTCACCAGCCACTATTGAAAATGAACTTATAAAGTTCTGCCGGGAAGCAAGAGGCAAAGAGAATCGGTTG TGCTACTATATCGGGGCCACAGATGATGCAGCCACCAAAATCATCAATGAGGTATCAAAGCCTCTGGCCCACCACATCCCTGTGGAGAAGATCTGTGAGAAGCTTAAGAAGAAGGACAGCCAGATCTGTGAGCTAAAGTATG ACAAGCAGATTGACCTGAGCACAGTGGACCTGAAGAAGCTCCGAGTTAAAGAGCTGAAGAAGATTCTGGATGACTGGGGGGAGACATGCAAAGGCTGTGCAGAAAAGTCTGACTACATCCGGAAGATAAATGAACTGATGCCTAAATATGCCCCCAAGGCAGCCAGTGCACGGACTGATTTGTAG